The Herbaspirillum sp. DW155 genomic interval CCGCGCGGCATCTTCAGGGCGCGTGCGCCGAAGGTGGTCACCAGCAGCACGGTGCCCAGCAGCACCGCATTGACCAGCACCAGCAAGGCCAGCTGTCGCGGCGGGAACAGATGCCACACGCCTTGCGCCACGGCCACGCTGAAGGCGGAATAGACCGACAGCAGGATGCCGCCGCGATCCACCACGTTGACGATGACCTTGTGGCGATTGATCCAGTCACCGATCCACGGACGCATCAGGTTGCCCAGCACGAAGGGCAGCAGCAACTGCAGCAGGATGCTCAGCACTTCCGACACGCCGTTGGCTTCGTGATGGCGATGCAGCAGCAGTGTCACCAAGAGCGGGGTGATGACGATGCCCAGCAGGTTCGAAGCAGTCGCTCCGCAGATCGCAGCGGGCACGTTGCCGCGCGCAATCGAGGTGAAACCGATGGACGACTGCACGGTGGAAGAGAGCGTACAGACGAACAGCACGCCCATCCACAGTTGCGGGGTCAGCAGGTCGGGGACGGCGCTCTTGAGGGCCAGGCCCAGCAGCGGGAACAGGATGAAGGTCGAGGCCAGCGTGACCAGGTGCAGGCGCGGCTGCTTCAGCCCCGACAGCGCGGCCTCGCGCGAGAGCTTGGCACCGTGCAGGAAGAACAGCAGCGAGATGGCCGCATTGCTGGCGATGTGCATGAAGTGCTCGAAGCTGCCGGTGGCCGGGAAGAAGGTCGCCAGCAACACGGTGCCGACGAGCAACTGGGTGAAACGATCGGGGAGGAAGCGGTTCATGGCGCTCTCGGAGGTAACGGGAATGAATGGAGTGAATGGACTGTGCGGGTTTGCCCTCATGATAGGAAAACGCCCGGCCATCGGGAACCCCTCTGATCGCGTTGACTGTCATCGGAAATGCCGATGATAATGTCCAGATGCTCAATCCCACCTGGCTCCAGACCTTTGCCACCGCCGCTGCCTCGGTCAGTTTCACCGAGGCCGGGCGGCAACTTGGGCTGACCCAATCCACCGTCAGCGACCACATCCGGCGCCTGGAAGACAGCCTGGGCCGGCGCCTGTTCGTCCGTGATACGCATTCCCTGGCGCTGACCGCCGATGGCGAGAGCCTGCTGGTGCACGCCCGCCTGATCCTGCAGGCGCATGCCCGCGCCGAAGCCCAGTTCAGCGCCCCGCGCCTGCGCGGCCGGGTGCGCTTCGGCACCTCCGACGACCTGGCCATGGGGCCGTTGCCGGATATGCTGGCGGCCTTTCGCAGCCAGCATCCTGAAGTCGAACTGGAAATCACCATCGGCCTGACCAGCGACCTCTATGCCTCGCTCGACCAGGGCAAGCTGGATCTGCTGGTTGGCAAGCGCCGCGCGGGCGAGTCGCGCGGGCACAGCATGTTTTCCACGCCGATGCAGTGGCTCACGCGCCCGGACACCCTGGTCGACCTGACCGAACCGCTGCCGCTGATCCTCTTGCCCGAACCCAGCATCACGCGCGCGGCTACCCTGCAGGCGCTGGGCAAGTCCGGGTATCACTGGCGCATCGTCTGCACCAGCGGCAGCCACGCCGGCTGCATGGCGGCCGCGCGCGGCGGCCTGGGGCTGGCGGCCTTGCCGCAGCACCTGTCCTCACGAGACTTGGTGGTGCCGTTGAATCACGCAGCGCTGCCGCGCCTGCCGGATGTGGAATATGTGGCCCTGACTGCCCGACGGCTGTCACGCCCGGCCGATACGCTGTACCAGATCCTCATGGCCAGCCGCTTGAGCCAGCGCTGAACGCTGCACTTGCAGCGCTTCTCAGCTGGCCTCGACGATCAGCGCCGGCTGCTCCAGTGAACGGATGCGCCGGTCCACGAAGTAACCACCGGCCTCCATGTAGCGCAGGTAGTGGCGCCCGCATTGCGTGCAGCGCGCGATGTTGCAGCGGTTGTAGGGATACCAGGCCGGCGCGATCGGAGCCTCAGGGGAGGCATAGCGCGTGCCTTGCGGATGGTA includes:
- a CDS encoding LysR family transcriptional regulator, which produces MLNPTWLQTFATAAASVSFTEAGRQLGLTQSTVSDHIRRLEDSLGRRLFVRDTHSLALTADGESLLVHARLILQAHARAEAQFSAPRLRGRVRFGTSDDLAMGPLPDMLAAFRSQHPEVELEITIGLTSDLYASLDQGKLDLLVGKRRAGESRGHSMFSTPMQWLTRPDTLVDLTEPLPLILLPEPSITRAATLQALGKSGYHWRIVCTSGSHAGCMAAARGGLGLAALPQHLSSRDLVVPLNHAALPRLPDVEYVALTARRLSRPADTLYQILMASRLSQR
- a CDS encoding bile acid:sodium symporter family protein; the encoded protein is MNRFLPDRFTQLLVGTVLLATFFPATGSFEHFMHIASNAAISLLFFLHGAKLSREAALSGLKQPRLHLVTLASTFILFPLLGLALKSAVPDLLTPQLWMGVLFVCTLSSTVQSSIGFTSIARGNVPAAICGATASNLLGIVITPLLVTLLLHRHHEANGVSEVLSILLQLLLPFVLGNLMRPWIGDWINRHKVIVNVVDRGGILLSVYSAFSVAVAQGVWHLFPPRQLALLVLVNAVLLGTVLLVTTFGARALKMPRGDEIVLVFCGSKKSLASGIPIASVLFAGSGAAVVLLPIMLFHQMQLMLCAVLARRYAARHDSEEAPASSAQEGVPAAAAR